Genomic segment of Pseudothermotoga hypogea DSM 11164 = NBRC 106472:
GCATAATAGAAGTTCGCCAGTTCAGCAGACTCACCAATGATGGGTTGAGCGTCCGGAGACATGTTGTAGTGTCCCGACCAATGACGCACTATGCGAAGTTTTCGCAAGAATGGGAGCAACCAGCAAATCTTTCTTGCCAAATCTTTCTCGAATCTGAACGTCACGTTGTAGTTCAACCCAGGCCTTTCATCTTTATCACCTTGGCCCATGATGAAGTGGCCGTGCTTCGTCTGTCTGATGTAAAAATTGCCGGAGAAACTTATGAGCATGGGATCGAAAAAGTTCCTTACAGGTTCAGTGACCAAAATCTGGTGTCTGTAGCTCTCGACTGGGAGTTTCACGTTCAGCATGGAGGCAACTTGACCGGCGTACGCTCCTGCGGCGTTCACAAGGATCTTCGATTCGAACCGACCCCTGCTGGTGTGAACTTTGAACTTTGAACCCGTCGGTTCGATCGCAAGGACCTCCGTGTGCGTGAGGATCGTCACACCCAACCTCTTTGCAGCGTGTGCGTAGGCGAAGTTAGCCAGATGAGGGTTGGCATGACCGTCAGTCGGACAGAAGGTGGCGAGCAGAACCTTTTCCACGTTCACGTATTCGAACCGTCGTTTGACTTGATTCGGCGTGAGCAGTTCCACGTTCAAGCCAAGATTTTTCTGCATCTTCACGTTTTCTTCGAACTGTGAGGCTTCCCGTTCATCGTAGGAAAGTACGAGATAGCCTCCCTGTTTGTATTCGATGTCAAAGCCCGTTTCTTCACTCATTCTTTCGAACAGCTTCACGCTCCTCATGGCGAGCAGAACGTTGTGTGGAGAGCTCCACTGTTGTCTGATCCCACCAGCGCACCTGCCCGTGGAACCTGAACTTATGTAGTTCTTCTCGAGGACCAAAACATCGCTCTCGCCGAACTTGGCCAGATGGTATGCGATGGAACAGCCCACGATGCCAGCGCCCACAACGATTATTCTGTACTCAGTTTTCATTCGATTCACCCCTCAGGATCGATTCGAATTTGGTGGGCATCACGGGAGGCCTGAAATGACCCTTCAAAAGTTCCTCGGGCGATTTACCCAACCTTCGGGACAGAATCGACAGGACCGAGGCCCGGCACGTTCTGCCACCACACATGCCCATACCGACGCGCAAATACCGTCTCAGCTCTTCGTAATCTGTGAATCCCAAATCTATAGCCTTTTCGATCTCTTCGAGTGTCACCTCTTCGCACTTGCACACGAAGACGCTCTCTCGCTTCTTCACACGAAAGTTTCTGACCTGTGCGGCAAAACCTGCAGGCACTTTGAGATGGACCAGATTGGTCTTGTGCGGGAAGCGAACGATCTTGATCACTTGTGCCTCGCAAACATATTTTCCGTCTCTGTCCAGTGCGATGACTCGTTCTCCTTTCTCTGGCAACGGGAGCATCTCGTAAGGAACGATCACGAGATCGAAACCCGGTTCAACGTTCTCCTGAACCATGAAGATCGCAAGACCAGGACATTTGGAAACACAGATACCACAACCGGTGCACTTTTCGTAGTCTATCCTCGGAAGGCTGTTTATGTTCTTCGGCACCTCGATGGCACCTGTCGGACAGGAGGTTTGACAGGGATTACACGGGATGTTTTCGTAGCATTCTATGACGGGTCTGAGTTTTCCAATTGGACCTGTGTCGGTCTGTGGCTCACGTGAGTACTCGACAACCCTTTGAGGGAAGAATTTCGCAAGACCTCTTCGCACCTTTTCCGAGAAAGGACCGGATCTGAACTCGATGAGTTCTTTTTGGAGTGACTCTATCTCTTTGGACAAATCTATTTCTTTTATCAACTGAGCGATCGTCAAACCCGCGATCCGCCCTTCGATCATCGCCGTCGTTGCTTCCTCGATTCCTGCAAGATCTCCAGCGATGAAGACGTGCTCGACGTTGGTCCTCATGTTCTGGTCCCTGTACGGAACGAAGCCTCCAAGCTCTGGAACGTATTCGATCTTCACATTCGCCATCGCTGCGAGTTCCACGGAGGGAACCAGACCCGTGGCGATACATATCGCGTCCACCGCGAACTCTTTTTCAGTTCCTTCGATGGGTTGAAAGTTCTCATCGACCTGAACGACGACGGCTCCAGTGACTCTCTCCTGTCCGAGCGCTTTCTTGATCGTGTGTCTCAACAGGATAGGTATGCCGAACCTCTTCACTTTGCGCAGATGAACGTCGTAGCCTCCGACCTTGTCGGCTATCTCGACGATCGCGGCAACCTCTGCGCCGGCTTGCAGCAGTTGGTAAGAAACGATCAAACCTATGTTCCCAGAACCAACCATGAGAAACCTTTTGCCAGGCAAAACCATGAACTGGTTCATGAGCGTCTGAACCGCACCCGCACCGTAGACACCTGGAAGGTGGTTATTTTCAAACTGTATGAATCTCTCCGACGCACCCGTGGCGAGCAGGATGTAATCGGCCTGCACCTCGAGGGTCACGTCGTTCTGCCGATCATACAGTACCACGACGTCTTCGTAGATGCCGGTCACGGTGGTCTGTAGCATGATCTTGACGTGTTCGTTCAGCTGGTCCTTCAACTTCTTGGCTATTTCGAAACCTCTCACCGAGGCGTAGAAACCTTCATGACCGAAAAACTTGTGTGTTTGTTTGACCAGCTGTCCTCCAAGTTCGACGCCCTCGTCTACGATGAGGGTCTCAACACCACGCTTTGAAGCCTCTATCGCTCCGCAGAGACCCGCGGGTCCACCACCCACGACGAGCAACTGTGTTCTCACCACGACACATCACTCCGACCGAACTGCCTTTGAACCTTCATGCCTTCTTTCACTGGTGTGATACACACCCTCACGTTGGGTTCACCGTCGACGACCATCAAGCACGAAGAGCATTTGCCGATCGCACAGAAAAAGCCCCTCGGTCTTGCATGCTCAGTCTCACCAAACACGTCTATCCCATTGGCGATCAGCGCAGCCGCAACGGTTTCACCTTCCAGAGCTTCGAGTTCTCTGCCTTCGAAGTAAAACCTCACCGTACGCGCCGTTTCTCTCTTGAGAATTGGATGCTCGAAGATGCGTCTCAAGTTCTCAACTCCTTTCACAGATGAATCGGTCTGTCGACGACACCTTCGATTGCGCCGAGCAAGGTTTCGCTGAGCGTCGGATGCGGATGGATGGTCCTCTCAAGCTGTTCCGCCGTTAAGCCGTTTCTGACCGCGATCGTGGCTTCCATTATGAGCTCCGTAGCGTAGGGTCCAACTATGGTCGCACCGAGTATTTTTCCCGTCTTCGCATCCGCTATGAACTTGGCAAAACCCTCTTTTTCGAGCATGGTCCTGGCACGACCGTTGGCCATCAGTGGATACGAAAAGACTTTGACCGTCGAAGGATCGACGTCCTTCTCCTTGACTCCCACGCTCGCCACTTCCGGTTCGCTGAATATAACACTGGGTACGGCTGAATAGTCCATCTTCGTTGGTTTTCCACAGATGTTTTCCGCTGCCACGACGGCTTCGTACATTGCCACATGAGCGAGCATGATCTGGCCCCTCACGTCGCCAACTGCGTATATGTTTGGAAGGTTCGTGAGCATCGTCTCATCCGTTTTGATACCTCTCTCTATGGCAAGTCCGATGGACTTCAGATCGTCACTGATCTTTGGCTTTCTTCCCACGGCGACGATGACCTTCTCGGTGGTCTTCTCGAGCTGACCTTCCTTGGTCTCGATGATCGAGCTGTAGCCGTTCTCGATAGGTTGAACGGACGTCACTTTAGACGATTCGTAGATCTCAGCGCCTCTTTTTTTCAGAGTCTTCGCGACGAGTTGCGCTGCGTCAGCATCTTCGTTGGGAAGTATGTGGTCCAAAAGTTCCACGACGATGACCTTCACGTTCAAGCTCGAGAAGAATGTTGCGAGTTCCACTCCGATGACCCCTCCGCCGACTATGAGAACACTTTCTGGAAGACGTTCCATCCTGAAAACATCGTCGCTGGTCCAGATCCCAGGAACTTCGTTGAACGGAGGAAAGAGCGTGGGCACCGAACCTGTGGCGATCAGGAGGTGCTTGGCCTCGAGCTTTTTATCCTGCACCCTCACGGAATTGGGAGACTCCACGATTGCCTCTCCGTTGATCAGCTCGACTCCATTTTTCTTGAAGAGATACTCTATGCCCCTTCTCGAGGCCACCACGACCTTGTTCATGTGGCTCCTAATCTTCGAAAAGTCAAAGGACACGTTCTCTGCCAGAACTCCAAGTTCAGCACCCTTCTCGACTATGCTTCTCAGCAAGTGGGCTGAGGTCAGCAAAGCCTTGGTGGGAATACAGCCCCAGTTCGTACACGTGCCTCCGACGAACGATTTTTCAACGACCGCCACGCGTTTTCCATGCTGAGCGAGCTTTATTGCAGCAACATAACCACCAGGTCCTGCACCGATGATCAGCGCATCGTACATGAGATCACCTCCAACCAAGTCTCAGCCAAGACGATTTTACCAAGTTTGCTCTTGAGTGCCAAAACACAAAGAGAAAAGCCGACCCAATCGGGCCGGCAAAGCGTTCACAAACAAAAAGGCCCCACTCGGGGCCTTGTTTTCACAGAACCGTTGATTTTTTCTCCATCGCTGGGCTCGATGATTTGAAGGAGCAATTTTGTACTTTTTCAACCGTTTGGATCAATTGAACTTGATTCCATGACAATTTTCTTCGGTGTGGCTTCATCACTTTCCTTTTTATTCGTTGGTTTTGGGAGCGCCCACGAAACCTTAGAATGAGGGCCATCTACGAGACATCGTGTCCCTTTCAAACCTCTATCGTCCCTTTGGAGCGCTCCCATTAATATGTATACGGACGAGGTCACTGATGAAATGAAACAGGATAATGACTTTCTCATGAAAAACGCCAGGCCCTACGCCTGGCGTCATTCAAACCTCACTCAAGATCATCTCTTCAAGGTGGAGACGGTTCTGAGCATGTCGTCAGCAGTCTGAATGGTCCTCGCGTTGAGTTCGTAGGCACGCTGGGCGATGATCATGTCGACCATTTCCTTGACGACGTCCACGTTGGATTTTTCGAGGAAACCTTGTTGGATCGCACCGAAGCCATCTTGGTTCGGCGTACCTTCGATCGGATCACCGGAAGAAGCGGTCTGTAGGTACAGATTGTCACCTATGGCCTTCAAACCCGCAGGATTGACGAAGCGCACCAAGGTGATGGTCCCAAGGTTCTCGATAGTCCCATCCTGCATCTCCGCCGACACGATGCCGTCTGGAGAGACGTTTATCGAAACGGCGTCCGCAGGAATCACGATGTTCGGAACCAGCGTGAGCCCGTTGGCGGTGACGACCCTACCATCGCTGTCTATCTTGAAGCTTCCGTCACGGGTGTACGCGATCCTCCCATCTTGAAGCTGAATCTGGAAAAAGCCATCTCCCGCGATTGCAAGATCGAGCGCGTTGCCCGTCTGTTCAAGGTTACCTATGGTGAAGATCCTGTTCGTTGCGCTCAATCTGACGCCGTGTCCGACATAGATTCCCGTTGGGATCGTCGAGTTCTGAGCGGTCGGAGTTCCCGCGTTCTTGTAGTACTGATAGACCAAGTCTTGAAATTCGGCGCGGATCTTTTTGTAACCGGTTGTGTCAACGTTCGCGAGGTTGTTAGAAACTGTATCGAGTTTGTACTGCTGGGCCCACATCCCCGTTGCCGCAGAGTACAGCGAGACCATCATGGTTCAACACCTCCGTCATCTGAGCGTGGCGAGCTGGGAGAACAGTTTTGCCAGCATTTCATCTTCGGCGAGTACGATTTTCTGCGTGATCTCGAAATGTCTCTGCAGCTCGACCATCTTGACCAACTCCGCCACCGCGTTCACATTTGATAGTTCGACGTATCCGGGAAGAATCCTAAAATCTTCTACGGCAACTGCTGGGCCACTCTCTTCGGTTGGCAAAAAGAGTGTATAGCCAACCTTTTTCAAGTTCTGCTGTGAGGCGAAACCGTACACGGCGATCCTGCTCACCACGTTACCCGCGTGATCTCTCACGTAACCTTCCGCGTCGATCGAAAAACCATCTTCGAAACGTATCGGTTCGTTGTTCACATCGAGCAGTCTGAAACCGTCAGCGTTGACGATGAAACCTTCCGCGTCGAGCTTGAAGTTACCCGCGCGCGTGTAGAGAACTTCGTTGTTCCTCTGAACTGAGAAATATCCGTTCCCAACGATCGCAAGATCGAGAGGATTGCCCGTGTACTGCAACGATCCTTCCGTGGCGTCGAGGTACACTCTGTCCACCACAACGCTGTAAGGTAAGTTGCCTATGGGAACTTTCCTGTTCAGCGAAGAGTAAACATGGCGTTCATCGTAAACGCTGAAAGTGGGAATGTCTTTTTTGTAACCGACCGTGTCCACATTCGCCAGGTTGTTCGCCGTCGAATCGAGCTTGAACCAATCGACAAGCATCCCCATTGCGGCCGTGTAGATACCCCTTACCATTCGATCACCTCGCGTAGGACACCGCGACGGCCTTCAAAAGGTTCGGATCTTCGAGCAAGATTCCTGTTCCCTTCGCAACGCAAGTGATCGGATCTTCCGCAACGACGGTTTTCACACCGAGCTCCTCGGCCATCAACATGTCCAGGCCTCTCAAGAGTGCTCCTCCACCCGTTAGCACGATGCCGCGCTCTATTATGTCTGCCGCGAGCTCGGGTGGGGTCTTCTCGAGCACCATCTTTATCCTTGCAATGAGCGTTTCAACTAAAGGCTTCAGCGTTTCCATAACATCTTCGCTCGTGATCAGATCGGTCCTCGGCAAGCCCGTCACGGCGTCCCTCCCTTTGATCTCCATTTCATACGATTCTAAGCTCGCGTGCACTTTTCCTATTTTTATCTTTACCTGCTCAGCGGTTGGCTCACCGATGACCAGACCGTGTTTCCTTCTCACGAATCTCACGATAGCTTCATCCATCACATTACCAGCGAGTTTGATGGAATCTCCCACCACGACGCCTCCAAGGCTTATGACGGCTATGTCCGTGGTGCCACCACCTATGTCCACGATCATGCTACCCTGAGACTTCATCACATCGATTCCAGCACCTATAGCGGCGGCTATGGGTTCGGTGACGACGTGCACCTGCCTCGCGCCGGCGTTCAGGGCCGCTTCAAACACGGCCCTCCGCTCAACGCTCGTGGCCTTCGTTGGAATGCCTATCACGAGTTCAGGCTTGAAGAAGAGAGATTTTTTCACCGTCCTGTTTATGAATTCCCTGATCACCGCCTCTATCACTTTGTAATCGGCGATCACCCCATCCTTCATCGGCTTAACTGCTTTGAAAGACTCTGGGGTCCTGCCGAGCATCTTCTTGGCTTCCTCGCCGATGGCCACGATCTCGCCGGTCTTCTCGGATATGGCGACCACTGATGGTTCGAATATCACGATGCCTTTCCCTCGTTGGTACACTATGAAACTTGCAGTGCCAAGATCTATTCCAAGATCACCCTTGGGCAAAGGGCACACCTCCTATCGTTCTCAAAAAATCTCTGGCGTGCCTGGCGGGAGTCGAACCCGCAACCTCTGGATCCGGAGTCCAGCGCTCTATCCGTTTGAGCTACAGGCACACCATTCGTCCACCAGATTTCAGGAACCTTTCCAGGTTTGATCCTCGCCTCGTAACAATGATATCAAAAGGTGCAAATTGTTCCAAGAACCTTTCGTCACGTTCGACGTGACAGCCTCTTTTGTGAAAAAGATAAGCGTGATATGGTTCTTCCTGGAGCACAACACAGTTCTCCCTGCAGAGTCTCGTGTCGGACAGATGTGCGATGAGCAACTTACCTGGACATCTATGGACTTCTTCGATCGTTTCATCGTATACCTTCTCTGGCTCACGAAGCTTGTATATACCCGTGCCATGTGCGACAAACCTTTCAAAGATCTCGGCCGCGCTCAGACCGTCCACGTTTTCCCTTCCCTGGAACATTCTACTCGACAGACGCTCGTCCACGAGGAAGACTTCCTTGCGAAATTTCTTTTTGATCTTCTCCGCAAAGGCGATACATTCGAAAGTTTGCCGAGAGTATCGACCGCTCATGGACAGAGGCATCCCCACGACGACGGTCGAAGCATCGTATCGGGTCAGCACCTCGAAGACTTTCGATCTCTCCACGGTGAAGATCCTCGATGGGACGTTTCCTCCCAGAGCGATGCCACACCTTTTTTCCCCGTAGTCTATGGCGATGAGATTCACACTCATATCACTACCCGCGGGTTGGATAAAGCCTTGTAGATACCTTTGGCTCTCTGGAGAAGGAATTTTTCGACGAATCGTTCGAAGTATTGCCTCTCCAGTTTGCCCTCACCGATTCTCAGTGAATTTCTCTGCGTGTCGATACCGGACAGATCCAGATTTCCATTCTGTTGACGGGCACCAAGCTCTTCGAGCACATGGAGCATTATCTTTGCGTAAGAGCCATTCCTCGCATAGTTTCGCTCAACCAGAAGATCCAGAAATTCCGCAATCTGTACCCTCGGACCGATATCACGAACGATCTTCTCGATGAAATCGACGTCAGGAAACAGTTCTTCTATTTCCAGCTTTCTTCTGACAACATCGTCCCGTGAGAAGGTCAGATTCAAAATCTGGAACGTACCATCGAAGGAAACGGCGTCGAGCAACTCGAAGAGAGTCAGAGGACTGTCCGAAACAGTTATCTGGGCTTCTTCTCCAAGCAAATTGGGAATACCGTCGGTGTTCGTGGAGCTCAGCAAGAGTTTAGGTTTTTTCTTCCTGATAACACTCAAAGCCGAGAGTCTCTGGTTCAGCTTCATGCTGTGAGAATAAACCACCACACTCTGGTTCATGCCAGAAATATCCCTGTAGAACCTGGCGAGGTTCTTGTTGTCCGAGAAGAGAAAACAGTTTGACTCGTTCAGGGCGTCCTCTATCTGGCCGGCAGAATCGAGCAAACCGTACGTCGGCCTGCAGAGCCTTTCGTAAGCGGGCGAAAGGTTCAGAACCATGGCAAGATCGTACAACCAGTCGGGCCTCTTCACACTGACCGCTAAGAACCTGTCAGACATCCTGCTGACCACGTCAAAGAAAGAGAGGATCTCTGGCTCTTCTCTGAGTTCTCCGAATACCGCGAGCTCGTTGATGATGAACAGATCGTACCTTCTGAGCACCTCATCCAAGTTCGCCAGGAAGTAACTGAGCGTCATCAGAGCATGATTGTTCTTGACTTGCTGGTTCAGAGAGTTGAGATAATCTATCGAGCGATCAAAGTATCTGAGAAGTGTATGGTAGAGCTGTGTCGAGAGAATGTTGTTCAGTGAAATCACGGCACATCTTTCCTTCCTCGTCGTGAACAGCCAGTAGAAGAACGCATTCCTCATCCTCAAATCGAAAACGAACAGGTTTCTTGTCAACGGCTCTTCCAAGATCTGTTCCAGCTGATTGAGTCTGTGTCTGAGCTCCGGTTCCTGAGGAGTGACACGTCCCAGTGACAGCTTTCTCTCGTTCACCTCGGCGTCAACAACGTACAGTGTCGGTACCCTGCCCCTGATGGTGAACACGACGTCCATTCCAGTGGGCTCGTACAGACTCATTTCGAACAGATGTCCCACACCGAAGCCTGTTGCCTCGAACCTCTTCCCGTTCGAACTCACAATCAATCTGACGTTCGATTGATTCTGCCCAAAAAGCTTCGCCGCTTCAATTTTCACTCCCTCGCACAAGAACAGTGGTTCTGGATTCCCATGACCAAAAGGTTCGAGCCTCTGAAGCTCTCTAATCAGGTTCTCGTTTATGTCTTCGAGCCTCAGAATCGCATCGACCTCGAGCACGGCCGATTGATCGTCCAGGGGGATATCGTAACTTCTCAGAGCTTCTATGAAACGATCAACACTCTCAGGTTCGAGACTGAATCCAACTGCGAGGGGATGACCCCCAAACTCTTCGAAGTATTCCAAGAAAGGCTGAAGGACGTCTATCAGGTTCACTCCAGAGACGCTTCGAGCGGAGGCCCTGGCGCCTTCGTCACCTTCGGATATGACTATCACAGGCTTGTTGTACCTGTGGCACAGACGTGCCGCAACAATTCCAATGACTCCAACGTGCCAGTCCCTCCCACGCACCACGATGATGGGGTGTTTGTCGAGGTTTCCACGCTCGATCTGTTCCACCGCTTTCTCGAAGATCTGAGATTCGATCTCCTGTCTGGTCGCGTTGTATTCGAACAAAACATCGATCAGCTGTGATGCGAGCGTGGGATCTCGCGTCGTCAAAAGGTCGAAGGCGTCGTGCGCGGCATCGAGCCTACCCGCGGCGTTGATCTTGGGAGCGACGCGAAAACCTATGTCTCTGGAATCAGGATCGACTATCTGAAGCCTCGACAGCAGCAGCGCAAGACCCGGTCTATCGGTTTTCCTCATACGTTCCAAACCTTCTTTGACTATGAACCTGTTCTCATCGATCAGCTTCACCATGTCCGCCACGGTTCCGAGCGCGACCAGGTCCAGATACCGAAAGACCTCTTCCTCATCGAGAGACAATTGCAAAGCCACGGCGCTTATGAGCTTGAAGGCCACTCCAACACCGGCGAGGTCTTTGAAGGGATATTCGTCGTCTTTTCGCTTCGGATCGAGTATGGCATCCGCCAATGGCAGAGTCTCTGCCGTTTCGTGATGATCGCTGATCACGACGTCGTAGCCCATCGCCTTGGCGATCTGTACGGCGTCAATGGCTGTGACTCCACAATCGACCGTGACGAGTACTTTCGCTCCTTCGTTTCTGAAAGCTTCCAGCACCTGAGGTTGCAATCCATAGCCTTCATCTATGCGTTTTGGAATGTAGTGGACAACCTTCCAGCCATGCCTCTGAAGAAACTCTTTGAGCACGGCAGCACCGGTGATACCATCGACATCGTAGTCACCGTACACAAGGACGATTTCGCTTTGTTCTCTCGCACGCAAAAGAATTTGAACCGCCCGGTCCATGTCCTTCAGGAGAAATGGATCGTGTAGATCATGCTTGGATGGGTCGAGGAATTTGATCGCCTTTTCGGGGTCCTTGATCCCGCGATTGATCAACAATCTGGCTATGAATTCACTGATGCCCAACTCCGAAACGAGTCTCTTCAACTCGTCCTGGTCTATTCGCTTTACTACCCACCTCACGTTCGTCAACTGCCTTTTTCTGGTCTTCTTATTCCATTCTATTAAACCACAAAACCGCCGAAAAGTTCGAAGTGTTAGAATCTTTCGTGGAGGTCCTGAGATGCACATAAGAATTATAGATGGTCATGATTGTATAGGAGGAAACAAGATACTGGTGTGTTCGGAGAACGGAGAAGGATTCTTGCTCGACTTCGGTGTTAATTTTAAGAAATGGTCGCTTTACTTTGAAGAATACTTGAAGCCCAGAACGGGTAAGATACTGCACGATCTGCTCAAACTCGATTTGATACCACGGCTCAACGTCTACAGATCGGACCTTCTTGCCCCAGATTTTGACAGCAACGAGTGCGTGAAGTTCGTATTTGTGAGTCACGCACACGCCGACCACTGCGGTCTGATAGGTCTTCTGAGTGAGCAGATTCCTTTACTCATGACGAAGGAAACCTTCGCGCTGTTGAGTGTGATGGACCAGCTGAAACCCTCAATTTGGGAACAGCTGACGATCCGGACCAGAACGAGGAGCGAGGATGAACACATTCGCACGGACGTGCTGGTGAACGACAGAAAGAAAAAGAATAGGAAGATTTGCCTCGAAAACGTTGAAGACCAACTCGAGGACGAATTCGAACCTGTCGACATACATCAATGCTGGCCCAACCGCGTCGAGATCCTTCCCGTGTACCATTCGGTGCTCGGTGCGGCAGCGCTGTGCGTTGAGGTCGACGATGCGATCGTGATCTACACAGGTGATTTGAGGGCGAGTCCGACGAAAGAGGAGGAAGAATTCTGGCGCTCGAAACTCGGTGAGAAAAGACTGGCGCTCTCGAAGAGGACCGAACAGTTCGCAAGAGAGATCAAGGATTACAGAGATTCACTGAAAAAACCGCTGGTTCTCATTGTCGAAGGAACAAGGGTGAGCAGGAAAGCCGATACAACCAATGACGAGCGGACGGTTTTTCAAAACGTGCTCGACGCAGTCTCAAGAACGAACACGCTGGTCATAGCCGATTTTCCAACCAAACACTTGGAGAGGCTCATGAGTTTCCTCAAGGTTGCACAGATGTGCGGAAGATATCTCGCCCTGACACCGAAAGACTTTGCGCTTTTGCAGTACATGGAAAAGATCGATCCAACCTGGCAACTTTCGGAGCAAGAGATACAGTGCTTGCGCGTTTACCACATAGGAAAAGTGGAGTTCTCAAAGCTCGAGAAGGAAGCGATCCACTTCGCTAAGTCCAGTGGTCTGCTCGTTGGACCAGAAGAGGTCAACAAAAGCCCTGCAAAATACATCGTGGCCGCCGGATACTTCGACATGCCACAGATGCTCGACATCGATGAAACGGTTTTGAACGGTTCGATCTACATACATTCGACGAGCGAGGCTTACACGGAGGAGCAACAGATGGACTACAAGAGGTTCAAGAACTGGTTGACGAGGTTCGGAATAAAACCCCGCGGTTTGGCCTTCGAGAACGACGAGATCGTCTTCACAAATGAGTTCCATGCTTCAGGACATGTATCCGCGCAGGAACTGGAGAAGCTCATCGAGACACTCCAACCAGACGTCATAATACCAGTCCATACCGAGGAAAAATTCTGGTTTGTGGAGAGATGGGGTACAAAAGTTTTGACACAAGAAGAAGTATACTTATGATTATTCGAACTTCAACTTTTCGGTGTAAAATGTGAGTGGATCGATTGGAGGTGGAGTGGTTGAAGTTTTACATCACGACGCCAATATACTATGTGAATTCCGAACCACATGTCGGAAGCGCCTACACAACGATAATTGCCGACATAATCGCACGTTACAAACGAATGATGAACTATAAGGTCTTCTTTCTCACCGGGACCGATGAGCATGGGCAGAAAGTCTTCCAGGCGGCGCGTGCCGCGGGGAAAGATCCGCAACAGTTCTGTGATGAACTCGCACAGAAGTTCGAACAACTCTGGGAGAAGCTACAGATCACCAACGACGGTTTCATCAGGACAACGGATCCAAAGCACATGGCGGTGGTCCAGTACTTCGTAAAGAAAATGCTCGAGAACGGTGACGTTTACAAGGGCGTGTACCAAGGCTGGTACTGTGTCCCGTGTGAGAGTTATTGGAGCGAAGAAGAGCTCGGGCCGAACCACACGTGTCCGAGTTGCGGCAGAGAAGTGAGATTCATCGAGGAAGAAAACTACTTTTTCAGACTCTCGAAGTACCGCGATGCGCTCTTGGAACACTACAGGAAACATCCAGAGTTCGTTCAACCAGACTTCAGAAGAAACGAGATGATCAAGATACTCGAATCCGGTCTGAAGGATCTGAGCATAACCAGAACCACCTTCAGCTGGGGTGTGCCGATGCCGGACGACCCGAAACACGTCATATACGTGTGGGTGGATGCGCTCATAAACTACGTCTCAGCGATCGGTTATCCCACGGATCCAGAGAGGTTCAACGAGTATTGGCCCGCAGATCTGCACCTGATAGGCAAGGAAATAAACAGGTTCCACTCGATCATATGGCCCGCGATGCTGATGTCCGTTGGCCTACCGCTTCCGAAGACGGTGTTCGCCCACGGCTGGCTAACCGTCGATGGCCAGAAGATCTCGAAGTCTCTCGGCAACGCAATAGATCCGAAGTATTTTGTGGATAAGTACGGGAACGACGTGCTGAGGTTTTATCTTGTGAGAGAGATCGTCTTCGGCAAGGACGGCGATTTCT
This window contains:
- the recJ gene encoding single-stranded-DNA-specific exonuclease RecJ, producing MRWVVKRIDQDELKRLVSELGISEFIARLLINRGIKDPEKAIKFLDPSKHDLHDPFLLKDMDRAVQILLRAREQSEIVLVYGDYDVDGITGAAVLKEFLQRHGWKVVHYIPKRIDEGYGLQPQVLEAFRNEGAKVLVTVDCGVTAIDAVQIAKAMGYDVVISDHHETAETLPLADAILDPKRKDDEYPFKDLAGVGVAFKLISAVALQLSLDEEEVFRYLDLVALGTVADMVKLIDENRFIVKEGLERMRKTDRPGLALLLSRLQIVDPDSRDIGFRVAPKINAAGRLDAAHDAFDLLTTRDPTLASQLIDVLFEYNATRQEIESQIFEKAVEQIERGNLDKHPIIVVRGRDWHVGVIGIVAARLCHRYNKPVIVISEGDEGARASARSVSGVNLIDVLQPFLEYFEEFGGHPLAVGFSLEPESVDRFIEALRSYDIPLDDQSAVLEVDAILRLEDINENLIRELQRLEPFGHGNPEPLFLCEGVKIEAAKLFGQNQSNVRLIVSSNGKRFEATGFGVGHLFEMSLYEPTGMDVVFTIRGRVPTLYVVDAEVNERKLSLGRVTPQEPELRHRLNQLEQILEEPLTRNLFVFDLRMRNAFFYWLFTTRKERCAVISLNNILSTQLYHTLLRYFDRSIDYLNSLNQQVKNNHALMTLSYFLANLDEVLRRYDLFIINELAVFGELREEPEILSFFDVVSRMSDRFLAVSVKRPDWLYDLAMVLNLSPAYERLCRPTYGLLDSAGQIEDALNESNCFLFSDNKNLARFYRDISGMNQSVVVYSHSMKLNQRLSALSVIRKKKPKLLLSSTNTDGIPNLLGEEAQITVSDSPLTLFELLDAVSFDGTFQILNLTFSRDDVVRRKLEIEELFPDVDFIEKIVRDIGPRVQIAEFLDLLVERNYARNGSYAKIMLHVLEELGARQQNGNLDLSGIDTQRNSLRIGEGKLERQYFERFVEKFLLQRAKGIYKALSNPRVVI
- the mreB gene encoding rod shape-determining protein, whose product is MPKGDLGIDLGTASFIVYQRGKGIVIFEPSVVAISEKTGEIVAIGEEAKKMLGRTPESFKAVKPMKDGVIADYKVIEAVIREFINRTVKKSLFFKPELVIGIPTKATSVERRAVFEAALNAGARQVHVVTEPIAAAIGAGIDVMKSQGSMIVDIGGGTTDIAVISLGGVVVGDSIKLAGNVMDEAIVRFVRRKHGLVIGEPTAEQVKIKIGKVHASLESYEMEIKGRDAVTGLPRTDLITSEDVMETLKPLVETLIARIKMVLEKTPPELAADIIERGIVLTGGGALLRGLDMLMAEELGVKTVVAEDPITCVAKGTGILLEDPNLLKAVAVSYAR
- a CDS encoding RuvX/YqgF family protein gives rise to the protein MSVNLIAIDYGEKRCGIALGGNVPSRIFTVERSKVFEVLTRYDASTVVVGMPLSMSGRYSRQTFECIAFAEKIKKKFRKEVFLVDERLSSRMFQGRENVDGLSAAEIFERFVAHGTGIYKLREPEKVYDETIEEVHRCPGKLLIAHLSDTRLCRENCVVLQEEPYHAYLFHKRGCHVERDERFLEQFAPFDIIVTRRGSNLERFLKSGGRMVCL
- a CDS encoding flagellar hook-basal body protein yields the protein MVRGIYTAAMGMLVDWFKLDSTANNLANVDTVGYKKDIPTFSVYDERHVYSSLNRKVPIGNLPYSVVVDRVYLDATEGSLQYTGNPLDLAIVGNGYFSVQRNNEVLYTRAGNFKLDAEGFIVNADGFRLLDVNNEPIRFEDGFSIDAEGYVRDHAGNVVSRIAVYGFASQQNLKKVGYTLFLPTEESGPAVAVEDFRILPGYVELSNVNAVAELVKMVELQRHFEITQKIVLAEDEMLAKLFSQLATLR